One Nitrosomonas sp. PY1 DNA window includes the following coding sequences:
- the ftsW gene encoding putative lipid II flippase FtsW, translating into MIYQTQHSTIKRKVDSNFDQALIWSVLLLLSIGLVMIYSASIAIAEAQFGPEKSGHYLIRHSAYLMVGAFFGVIAFQVPLSIWQKYSSYVFIIAATLLIVVLIPGIGHTVNGSQRWIQLYIVNFQPSELMKFAMILYAADYVNRKAIDLDHFLRGFLPITAILAIVGFLLLMEPDFGAFFVITALAMSILFLGGVSLRIFIGLIVILVVGLYVLITFWDYRLVRVVSFLDPWSDPYGKGYQLSHALIAFGRGEWLGIGLGGSVEKLFYLPEAHTDFLLSVLAEELGFVGVAIVIALFIWLIMRAFIIGGLAAKLEQPFSALVAKGIAIWIGLQAMINIGVNMGVLPTKGLTLPLLSFGGSSITVNCIALAVLLRIDWENRKKLRGLSV; encoded by the coding sequence ATGATTTATCAAACACAGCACTCGACCATCAAGCGCAAAGTTGATAGCAATTTTGACCAAGCATTGATTTGGTCCGTCTTGTTATTGTTGAGCATTGGTTTGGTTATGATTTATTCAGCGTCAATCGCGATTGCAGAAGCACAGTTTGGTCCAGAAAAGTCTGGTCATTACTTAATCAGGCATAGTGCTTATCTCATGGTTGGCGCGTTTTTTGGTGTGATTGCTTTTCAGGTACCTTTATCGATATGGCAAAAATACAGTAGCTATGTATTCATAATTGCTGCGACGCTGCTGATAGTAGTTCTAATACCTGGAATTGGCCATACGGTTAACGGCAGTCAACGATGGATCCAGCTTTACATTGTAAATTTTCAACCGTCTGAACTCATGAAATTCGCGATGATATTGTATGCGGCAGACTATGTTAATCGTAAAGCGATTGACCTGGATCATTTTCTGCGAGGATTTTTACCTATTACTGCTATTTTGGCGATTGTGGGTTTCTTGCTGCTGATGGAACCTGATTTCGGTGCGTTTTTTGTGATCACCGCATTAGCAATGTCAATTCTGTTTTTAGGCGGTGTCAGTCTGAGAATATTTATCGGATTAATTGTTATCCTAGTAGTCGGTTTATATGTGCTGATTACGTTTTGGGATTATCGTTTGGTCCGTGTTGTTTCTTTTTTGGATCCCTGGTCCGATCCATATGGAAAAGGTTATCAGTTGAGTCATGCGTTAATCGCGTTTGGACGAGGTGAATGGCTGGGTATCGGCTTAGGTGGCAGTGTCGAAAAATTATTTTACCTTCCCGAAGCGCATACTGATTTTTTACTGTCAGTTTTAGCCGAAGAATTGGGTTTTGTGGGTGTTGCTATCGTGATTGCCCTATTCATTTGGCTTATTATGCGTGCTTTCATCATCGGTGGGTTGGCGGCAAAACTCGAGCAACCTTTTTCCGCATTGGTCGCGAAAGGCATAGCTATTTGGATAGGGTTGCAGGCGATGATTAATATAGGCGTTAATATGGGCGTTTTGCCAACCAAAGGATTGACATTGCCTCTGCTAAGCTTTGGGGGCAGTAGTATCACCGTAAACTGTATTGCTTTGGCAGTATTGCTACGCATAGATTGGGAAAATCGGAAAAAATTACGTGGGTTGAGCGTATAA